Genomic DNA from Geovibrio ferrireducens:
TGTATATGTCAAGTAATTCGAGGACAAATATCGTTTAACTGCTGCGGTGTTTTTCCGTTGATTCCCTGGTGTGGTCTATGCTCGTTGTAGTATATGATGTACTTGAGCAGTTCATCTTCTAATTCCTCAACAGACTCAAATACATAGTCCTGCAACAAGTCTTCTTCTATTGACCTCCAGAATCTCTCTGCCTTTCCGTTAGTCTGCGGTCTGTAAGGTCTTGTGTATCTGTGTCTTATGCCCATCTCTATAAGAAACCTCTCAAACGGATGGTCTTCCTTGCT
This window encodes:
- a CDS encoding integrase core domain-containing protein — translated: VVDSCTRIAWVEAIADKKALTVMFAVFRSFNFIAQRYNIRFAEVLTDNGPEFGTKESGSKEDHPFERFLIEMGIRHRYTRPYRPQTNGKAERFWRSIEEDLLQDYVFESVEELEDELLKYIIYYNEHRPHQGINGKTPQQLNDICPRIT